A section of the bacterium SCSIO 12696 genome encodes:
- a CDS encoding 3-methyl-2-oxobutanoate dehydrogenase (2-methylpropanoyl-transferring) subunit alpha: MAKPNENRLHIPDAPFRPGDKPDFSHLDIGTPGAVERPQTDCEPADIAHLAHSLIRVLDDDGAAHGTWNPTLQPEVLRQGLRTMLLTRKYDERMFRMQRQAKMSFYLKCTGEEAVAVASTMALKPNDMLFPTYRQQGAFIARGADLFSEMMCQVMNNELDPMQGKQLPIKYSSAEKGFFSISGPLTTHYPQAVGWAMASAYKGEKDIALAWTGDGSTAEGDFHYALQFAATYRAPCILTVVNNQWAISSPQTIAGGENTTFAARGVGYGLPALRVDGNDFLAVYAATQWAAERARAGLGATVIELYTYRVEGHSTSDDPTGYRPRNEPEHWPLGDPIERLKNHLIHIGEWTQQQQDELADELEDYVTECWKKADALGCINDPDCSDTHSAALFEQVYKEMPPHLRKQRQELGR; encoded by the coding sequence ATGGCTAAACCCAACGAGAATCGGCTCCATATTCCAGACGCTCCCTTTCGACCAGGGGATAAACCGGATTTCTCTCACCTGGATATCGGCACCCCCGGCGCTGTTGAGCGCCCGCAAACAGATTGTGAACCCGCCGATATTGCCCACCTGGCCCACTCTCTGATTCGAGTGCTGGACGACGACGGTGCCGCTCACGGTACCTGGAACCCCACCTTGCAGCCCGAGGTATTGCGCCAGGGCTTGCGGACCATGTTACTGACCCGCAAGTACGATGAGCGCATGTTCCGTATGCAGCGTCAGGCGAAAATGTCGTTTTATCTCAAGTGCACCGGTGAAGAAGCGGTGGCAGTGGCATCCACCATGGCTCTGAAGCCCAACGATATGCTGTTTCCTACCTACCGCCAGCAAGGCGCGTTCATCGCCCGTGGCGCAGACCTGTTCAGCGAAATGATGTGCCAGGTAATGAACAATGAGCTGGACCCCATGCAGGGCAAGCAGCTGCCGATTAAATACTCCTCGGCAGAGAAGGGTTTCTTTTCCATTTCCGGTCCGCTGACGACCCATTACCCACAAGCGGTGGGTTGGGCCATGGCCTCCGCTTATAAAGGCGAAAAAGACATTGCTCTGGCCTGGACTGGCGATGGCTCTACCGCTGAAGGGGACTTTCACTACGCTCTGCAGTTTGCGGCGACCTATCGCGCCCCCTGCATTTTGACCGTGGTCAATAACCAGTGGGCGATATCCTCGCCGCAAACCATTGCCGGCGGTGAAAACACCACCTTTGCTGCTCGCGGCGTTGGCTATGGTTTGCCGGCTCTGCGCGTGGATGGCAATGACTTCCTGGCGGTGTACGCGGCGACTCAATGGGCCGCGGAACGCGCCCGCGCCGGTTTGGGCGCAACGGTGATCGAGCTTTATACCTACCGGGTAGAGGGCCACTCCACCAGCGATGATCCCACCGGCTATCGCCCGCGCAATGAGCCGGAGCACTGGCCTCTGGGTGATCCTATTGAACGCTTGAAAAATCACCTGATACACATTGGCGAATGGACTCAGCAACAACAGGATGAGCTCGCCGATGAACTGGAAGACTACGTGACCGAGTGCTGGAAAAAAGCCGATGCCCTGGGTTGTATTAATGACCCGGATTGCAGTGATACCCACAGTGCCGCGCTGTTTGAGCAGGTCTATAAAGAAATGCCGCCGCACCTGCGCAAACAACGCCAGGAACTGGGCCGATAG